Part of the Variovorax sp. PAMC 28711 genome is shown below.
CACGCTTTCGGGCCGGGAGCTGGCCACCGCGATCAGTTCGAGGCCCGGCACGGCCGCCAAGACCGGCGCATGAAAGGTCTGGCCGGCAAAACCGTAGCCGACGAGGCCGGCGCGCAAGGGAGGAAGCGTCATAAAGAGAGCAGTGGAGCTGAGCGGATCAGTATGCGATAATCGCAGGCTCCGCGAAAAGTGCCGCCCGGACGTTGTGCCCGGGCCCGTGGCTCTCGCATCGAACCGCGCACGCATTCAAGTGCGCAAAAGGAAACACCATGGCTAAAGAAGGCATCCACCCGAATTACCGCGAAGTCCTGTTCCAGGACATGTCGAACGGCTTCAAGTTCGTGACCCGTTCGTGCGCGAACACCAAGGAAATGGGCAAGACCGACGACGGCCGTGAACTGCCCTTGTTCAAGCTCGACACCACGAGCGAATCGCATCCGTTCTACACCGGCACCCAGAAGTCGGTCGACAACATGGGCGGTCGCGTCGAGAAGTTCCGCAACCGTTTCGGCAAGACCACCGGCACTGCGTCCGCGTAAGCTCGCCGCTTCCAGGTCAAGGGCAGCCCGGTTTACCGCGCTGCCCTTTTTCAATCTTGCCGCCCGCGAACCCCTCCCCTTGAACCAGCCGACGCCCGCCATCGTTGCCCAGGCCGCCGTGCGCCGGCTGCCGCGGATTGCGTTGCTGCTGCTGTGTGCGGCCTACCTGCTGCCCGGCCTCGTGGGTCGCGGCCCCTGGAAGAGCGCCGACATCGCGGCTTTCGGCTACATGGCCGAGCTGGCGAAAAGCGGCGGCGGCATCGCGCGCTGGTTCGACCCGCTGCTGCTCGGTCTCCGGCCCGAAACGCCTGCACTCGTCCCCTACTGGATCGGTGCGCTGGCCATCAAGATCGCGCCTTCGTGGATCAGCCCCGATCTGGCGGTCCGCATTGCGTTCGCGATGCTGCTGTGGGGCGCGTTCACCGCCACCTGGTACGCCGTCTATTACCTCGCTCGCACGCCGCGGGCCCAGCCTGTCGCTTTCGCCTTCGGCGGTGAGGCGCTGCCCAAAGACTATGCGCGGGCGATCGCCGATGGCGCACTGCTTGCGCTTATCGCGAGCTGGGGCCTCGCGCTCGCCGGCCACGAAACCACACCGGCGCTGGCGCAGCTGTTCTTTGTGTCGCACATGTTCTACGGCGTCGCGGCGATGCCGTTCCGGCGCATCGGGGCCATCGTGGCGCTGTTCATCGGCACGCTCGGAATGGCGCTCAGCGGCGGGCCGACGGTCGCACTGTTGCTGGGCGCCGGCGCCACGCTGCTGGTCGCTGCAGAACGCCGCCGGAGCATCACCGCGAGCGCAGACGACGGCCCGGGCTATTCGGCCGCAGCGGCGTGGACGGTGGCCTGCATCACGCTGCTCGCCGGTGCACTCGCGCTCAAGCTCGACCTCCTGCAGTGGCGCATCGCCCTGCCCGGCCATCACCTCGGCAGCTCGTTCGGCAGCGACGCGCGCAGCCTCGCCAAGCTGCTGATCTGGTTCACCTGGCCGACCTGGCCGCTCGCGCTCTGGACGCTCTGGCGCTGGCGCCGGCAGCTCATGGCCCGCCACGTGGCGCTGCCCTTCTGGTTCGCGCTGGTGCCGCTCGCCGCCACGCTGACCACCGAATTTTCAGAGCGCTCGTTGCTGCTCACCTTGCCCGCGATGGCGACGCTGGCAGCGTTCGCGTTGCCGACCTTCCGGCGCAGCGTGGCGGCTCTGATCGACTGGTTCACGCTGCTCTTCTTCACCGGCCTGGCGGTGATCGGCTGGGTTTACTGGATCGCGATGCAAACCGGCGTACCGGCCAAGCCGGCCGCCAGCGTCGCGCGGCTGGTGCCGGGCTTCGTGCCGGAGTTTTCGTTGCTCGCCCTGGTGCTCGCGCTGGCCGCGACCGTCGCCTGGTGCTGGCTGGTGCGCTGGCGCACCGGCCGACATCGCGCGGCACTCTGGAAAACGCTGGTGCTGCCCGCGGGCGGAACGGCACTTTGCTGGATGTTGCTGATGACGCTCTGGCTTCCGCCGGTCGACTATGCGCGCAGTTACGTCCCGCAGGTGCGCGCGGTAACCGAGCGCGTGGGCCAACCCGACTGCATCTCCGAGCTCGGCTTGAGCCGGCCGCACATCGCGGCCTTGCGCCACCACGGCAATTTCAACCTGCGCCCGCTCGCCGAGGGTCCGGCCTGCCGCTGGCTGTTGGCGAGCCCTGAATCGCTGGGCAGTCTGCACACCCTCGTCGACCTCAATCTGTGGCGTTTCGGCGGCACGCTGCGCCGGCCGACCAATGCCGGCGACGACCTGCTGCTCTATCAAAAAATGACGCCGTGAGCCTGTTCGCCAAGGGCAGCGAGCGCCGAATGATCGCCGGTCATGCCGGCACCGTCCTCGTCGGGCAACTGGCCGTCATGGCTTTCGGCGTGACCGACACCATCGTGGCGGGCCGCTACGACGAAGGCGCGCTGGCGGCGCTCTCGGTGGGTGCCGCCATCTTCATCAGCGTCTACGTGTCGCTCATGGGCGGCTTGCAGGCGCTGCTGCCGGTGTGGGCCGAGCTGCACGGCGCCGGTCGCGCGGACGAAGTCGGGCGATCGGTGCGGCAGTCGCTCTACCTCTGCGCGGTGGCCATGGTGCTGGGCATGGCGGTGCTCCTCGCTCCGGGGCCGCTGCTGCGCTGGACCGCCGTGCCGCCCGCCATGCAGGCCGATGTGACGGCCTACCTCCGGATCCTGGCGTTCGCGCTGCCCCCGGCACTGCTCTTTCGCGTATTCAGCACGCTCAACCAGAGCCTCGGGCGGCCGCGCCTCGTCACCTGGTTGCAACTCGGCTCGCTGGCGATCAAGGTGCCGCTTTCGATCTGGTTCACTTTCGGCGGCGCCGGCCTGCCTTCGATGGGACTCGTCGGCGTCGGCTGGGCAACGCTGGTCGTCAACTACGCCATGCTCGCCGTCGCGCTCTGGCTGCTGCGCCATGCCGCTTGCTACCGCGCGTACCGTTTCTGGCAACGCATCGAGCCACCCGATTGGGCGCAGATCCGCCAGTTCGCGCGCCTCGGGTTGCCGGGCGGACTGGCGGTGCTGGTCGAAGTCACGTCGTTCACGCTGATGGCGCTCTTCATCGCACGGCTCGGCAACGCCGCGGCGGCCGCGCACCAGATCGCCTCGAACCTCACCGCCGTCGCGTACATGGCGCCGCTGTCGCTCGGGCTGGCGACCAGCGCGCGCGTGAGCTATTGGCTCGGGGCGGGCGACGCTGCCCGGGCCCGTCGCGCCGGCCTCACTGGACTCGGCATGACGGTGCTCTGCGCGCTCGGGGTGGCCGGCGCGATGGTGGCCTTGCGCTGGCCGCTGGCGTCCGTCTATTCCGAGAACCCGGCCGTGGTGCGCACGGCGGCCGTGCTGCTGCTCGCGACGGCGGCCTATCACCTGGCCGACGCGGTGCAGACGCTGTGCGTGTTCGTGTTGCGCTGCTACCGCGTGACGGTCGGCCCGCTCGTCATCTACTGCGCATTGCTGTGGGGACTCGGCCTCGGCGGCAGCTACCTGCTGGCGTACCGCGGGATCGGCCCCTTCCCCGCGATGCAGTCGCCCCTTGCCTTCTGGATCATGAGCGCCGGCGCGCTGTGGCTCACGGCGCTGCTGTTCATCGGGCTGCTGTGGCGCGCCATGCGCGCGCGCCCCTCAGGCCTTCGCTAGCAAGCGGGCTTCACGCACCCGGCTGGCCGGGAACACGAGCGCAAAGCGCGACCCCTGACCCACCGTGCTGTCGATGCGCAACTCGGCGCCGTGCCGTTGCGCGATGTGCTTGACGATGGCAAGGCCCAGCCCAGTCCCGCCGGTCTCGCGCGACCGGCTGCGGTCCACGCGGTAGAAGCGCTCCGTCAACCGCGGGATGTGCTCGGCCGCGATGCCGGGCCCGCTGTCGCGCACCGCGTACTCGCCCCGGCCATCCTGCAGCACACGCCAGGTCACGACCACCACGCCACCGCCCGGCGTGTAGCGCACCGCGTTGCTCAACAGATTCGACATCGCGCTTTGCAGCTCGACCGGCGCGCCGGAGAGTTCCGAATCCGCATCGACCGTGAAACTCAACCGATGGCCCAGCGGCGTGAGCCGGCTCGACAGCCCTTTGGCTTCGTCTTCGCAATGCGCCAGCAGCGCCCGCACCCGCGTCCATTGCGACGCCGTCGGCGCCGCACTGCCTTCCAGCCGCGACAGCGTCAGCAGGTCGTTGACCAGCGTCTCCATGCGGGTCGACTGCTGCGCCATCAACGCGAGGTAGCGCGCGCGCTCTTCGGCATCGAGCGGCAGCGTCTGCAACGTTTCGACGAAGCCGGCGAGCACCGTCAGCGGCGTGCGAATTTCGTGCGACACGTTGGCCACAAAATCGCGGCGCATGGCTTCTGCCTGCTCGAGCGACGTGATGTCGCGCGTCAGCAGCATGCGGCGGTTGCCCGCGTACGGATGCACCTGCACCGACAAGCGGGTGGGATGGTTGCGCCGCGGCATCCCCTGTGCCGGGGCGTCGATCAGCACGTCACGACTGTAGTTCCACGAAGCGAGGTAAGTGATGAAAATCGGGTCGCGCACGAGGTTGGCCAGGTGCTGCAGGAGGTCGCGCTCGACATCGATGCCGAACTGCGCCGCAGCCGTCTGGTTGCACCACTCGATACGGCCCTGCGCGTCGAGCAACACCACGCCATTGGGGGACGCCTGGATCGCCGCGAGAAATTCCTGAAGGCGATCTTCGGCCTGTCGGGTCTGTTGTTCGCGGGTGCGCAGCAACTTGCGGATGCGTTCGGACAATTCGCCCCACACACCCGAACCCCGCGACGGCAGCGCCGCCGTGTCGTTGCGCAAGACATGCAGCAGGCGTTGCGCCCGCCAGGCGTCGAGCGCGAGCCAGGCCAGTGCACCCATCCATGCGCCCGGCCAGACGAGCTTGGGACCGAAAAGGCCCGCAGCGACGGCTGCGCAAGCGCAGGACGCTATCAAAAACGTAGCAATACGAAAGGGCATCCGCCTTTATGACACATTCATACCGTGGCTTGCGCGGTCAGCCGGTAGCCGGCTCCACGAACCGTTTCGACCATCGGCGCTGCGCCGCCGAGCGATTCGCGCAGGCGCTTCACATGCACGTCGACCGTGCGCTCCTCGATGTACACGTGGTCGCCCCACACCTTGTCGAGCAGTTGCGAGCGGCTGTGCACGCGCTCGGCGTTTTGCATCAGGTAGCCGAGCAACTTGAATTCCGTCGGGCCGACCTTGAGCGGATTGCCTTGCCAGGTCACGCGGTGCGTCGCGGTGTCGAGCACCAGTTCGCCGATTTCGAGCCGCTCGTCCGGGGCCTCGGGGGCGCGGCGGCGCAACACGGCACGGATGCGCGCCAGCATCTCCTGCGTGGAGAACGGCTTGGTGATGTAGTCGTCGGCACCGGCATCGAGCCCCGCCACCTTGTCGGGCTCGTCGCCGCGCGCCGTGAGCATGAGGATCGGGATCGCCTTGGTGCGCGGATCCTTGCGCCACTGGCGCGCCAGTTGCAGCCCGCTCTGGCCCGGCAGCATCCAGTCGAGCAGGATCAGGTCGGGCAGCAGCGTGTCGATCTCGCGCTGTGCCGATGCACCGTCTTCCGACCAGATCGGGTCGAACCCGTTGTGACGCAGGTTGACCGCGATCAGCTCGGCGATCGAGGATTCGTCTTCGACGATGAGTACGCGCGGTTTCTTCATTCGCTCGGTTATTGCAGTGCCGACTCGATTTCTTCCATCGAAGTGTGCCGCACATCGGCGCCCTTGACGATGTAGATGATGAACTCGGCGATGTTCTTGGCGTGGTCGCCGATACGCTCGATGGCCTTGGCCAGAAAGAGCAGGTCGAGGCTGGCGGAAATCGTGCGGGGGTCTTCCATCATGTAGGTGACCAGCTTGCGCACGAAGCCGTCAAACTCCTTGTCGATGAGGTCGTCTTCCTTCAGGATCGACAGCGCCGCGGCGGTGTCCAGCCGTGCGAAGGCGTCGAGCGCCTTGCGCAGCAGGCCCGACGCCAGGTCGGCGGCCACGCGGATTTCGGTCGACGGCAGCGTGCGCGACGAACCGCTCTCGATGATCGACTTGACCATGCGCGCGATCTTGTTGGCCTCGTCGCCCACGCGCTCCAGGTTGGCCGTCGTCTTGCTGATCGCGATGAGCAGGCGCAGATCGCGTGCGGT
Proteins encoded:
- a CDS encoding type B 50S ribosomal protein L31, encoding MAKEGIHPNYREVLFQDMSNGFKFVTRSCANTKEMGKTDDGRELPLFKLDTTSESHPFYTGTQKSVDNMGGRVEKFRNRFGKTTGTASA
- a CDS encoding MATE family efflux transporter; this encodes MIAGHAGTVLVGQLAVMAFGVTDTIVAGRYDEGALAALSVGAAIFISVYVSLMGGLQALLPVWAELHGAGRADEVGRSVRQSLYLCAVAMVLGMAVLLAPGPLLRWTAVPPAMQADVTAYLRILAFALPPALLFRVFSTLNQSLGRPRLVTWLQLGSLAIKVPLSIWFTFGGAGLPSMGLVGVGWATLVVNYAMLAVALWLLRHAACYRAYRFWQRIEPPDWAQIRQFARLGLPGGLAVLVEVTSFTLMALFIARLGNAAAAAHQIASNLTAVAYMAPLSLGLATSARVSYWLGAGDAARARRAGLTGLGMTVLCALGVAGAMVALRWPLASVYSENPAVVRTAAVLLLATAAYHLADAVQTLCVFVLRCYRVTVGPLVIYCALLWGLGLGGSYLLAYRGIGPFPAMQSPLAFWIMSAGALWLTALLFIGLLWRAMRARPSGLR
- the phoR gene encoding phosphate regulon sensor histidine kinase PhoR; its protein translation is MPFRIATFLIASCACAAVAAGLFGPKLVWPGAWMGALAWLALDAWRAQRLLHVLRNDTAALPSRGSGVWGELSERIRKLLRTREQQTRQAEDRLQEFLAAIQASPNGVVLLDAQGRIEWCNQTAAAQFGIDVERDLLQHLANLVRDPIFITYLASWNYSRDVLIDAPAQGMPRRNHPTRLSVQVHPYAGNRRMLLTRDITSLEQAEAMRRDFVANVSHEIRTPLTVLAGFVETLQTLPLDAEERARYLALMAQQSTRMETLVNDLLTLSRLEGSAAPTASQWTRVRALLAHCEDEAKGLSSRLTPLGHRLSFTVDADSELSGAPVELQSAMSNLLSNAVRYTPGGGVVVVTWRVLQDGRGEYAVRDSGPGIAAEHIPRLTERFYRVDRSRSRETGGTGLGLAIVKHIAQRHGAELRIDSTVGQGSRFALVFPASRVREARLLAKA
- the phoB gene encoding phosphate regulon transcriptional regulator PhoB, with the translated sequence MKKPRVLIVEDESSIAELIAVNLRHNGFDPIWSEDGASAQREIDTLLPDLILLDWMLPGQSGLQLARQWRKDPRTKAIPILMLTARGDEPDKVAGLDAGADDYITKPFSTQEMLARIRAVLRRRAPEAPDERLEIGELVLDTATHRVTWQGNPLKVGPTEFKLLGYLMQNAERVHSRSQLLDKVWGDHVYIEERTVDVHVKRLRESLGGAAPMVETVRGAGYRLTAQATV
- the phoU gene encoding phosphate signaling complex protein PhoU — encoded protein: MTEKHLSSQFDSELNGVSSRVMELGGMVEAQIHQAVYALAQFDVEAAERVMEAENHVNAMEIEIDRELSSIIARRQPTARDLRLLIAISKTTANLERVGDEANKIARMVKSIIESGSSRTLPSTEIRVAADLASGLLRKALDAFARLDTAAALSILKEDDLIDKEFDGFVRKLVTYMMEDPRTISASLDLLFLAKAIERIGDHAKNIAEFIIYIVKGADVRHTSMEEIESALQ